The following are encoded in a window of Numida meleagris isolate 19003 breed g44 Domestic line chromosome 13, NumMel1.0, whole genome shotgun sequence genomic DNA:
- the RSPH10B gene encoding radial spoke head 10 homolog B2 isoform X1, protein MAKDKKKDGKKSEKSVHPAPAHSAAAESSPTKLTDLHTSANEMEEAQASATVSDKEPEKAEEPPVQDVPQCYEEPILSQLIVKSYEGDKVRRLYEGEGVAFFEGGNIYKGMFSEGLMHGQGTYTWADGVKYEGTFVKNVQMVNGCYTWNDGSVYEGSIKNGLRHGFGFFRSGIHPVSYVGYWYKGKRHGKGTIYYDREHMSWYSGDWVDNVKEGWGMRCYKSGNIYEGHWERNVRHGRGRMRWLTADQEYVGQWVYGVQHGYGTHIWFLKRMPASQYPLRNKYTGDFVNGERHGRGRFIYASGAVYDGEWVHNKKHGKGKFVFKNGNVYEGEFRGDNMVEYPAFQLDAVGAQELNAMCSGSCFGSETIRIINNSENPSSLGSDIELDVSSLLNLFPREERQEELKQVEFAVLRHITKLRRVYTFYSSLGCEDSLDNAFLMTRLQFWRFLKDCCFHHCGVTLADMDRMLSDDKTPLEDIHSPYETLLFRTFLSRLVHLSFHIYHKEHKDKGPYLPKCFTEMMSRNVIPTACHIQGFLFSEQRRAVFAMRYIDKCWEIYRAFCHQNTRPPFEPTMKMREFLWMLNDFKLLSKQLTASRLVEILFKDGPSLDDSNLEQELVFLEFVEALLHCALVYVTSGMIKEQVDRDNQKRSNFRTEGFSEGTTDVTFHTQYSLSQLPRPCEDRGQTLQEFLMGSALSLHTAHGSIKDVQPLSSWDTEEEQDISSTLELINEQEAKTGKDKEFDWWMYQVQIFFTNKLFPAYQHEQVLKEKIKENRIRNAELAELRRRKEEDIAKLIAEREAEDAKKQKESAAEEASLESKSTVLKDLEEPGVQLVPPPKEEASTVPPPAVTKAPAGVKRRRK, encoded by the exons ctatGAAGGTGACAAAGTTCGTAGGTTGTATGAGGGTGAAGGTGTTGCATTTTTTGAGGGAGGAAATATATATAAG GGCATGTTTTCTGAAGGGCTTATGCATGGACAAGGGACTTACACATGGGCTGATGGAGTGAAGTACGAG GGAACATTTGTTAAGAATGTGCAGATGGTTAATGGATGCTATACATGGAATGATGGCAGTGTTTATGAAGGCTCCATCAAAAATGGACTTAGACATGGATTTGGCTTTTTCAGGAGTGGGATCCATCCAGTTTCTTACGTTGGTTACTGGTATAAAGGCAAAAGACATGGAAAG GGTACCATTTATTATGACCGGGAGCATATGTCTTGGTACTCAGGTGACTGGGTAGATAACGTCAAAGAAGGATGGGGAATGAGATG cTATAAGTCTGGAAATATCTATGAAGGTCACTGGGAGAGAAATGTACGTCACGGAAGAGGAAGAATGAGATGGCTGACAGCTGATCAAGAGTATGTTGGACAGTGGGTGTATGGTGTACAG catggaTATGGCACCCACATATGGTTTCTGAAGAGAATGCCTGCATCTCAGTATCCTTTGAGGAATAAGTACACAGGTGACTTTGTAAACGGGGAGCGCCACGGACGTGGGAGGTTCATCTACGCCAGCGGAGCGGTGTACGATGGCGAATGGGTTCATAATAAGAAGCATGGCAAG GGCAAGTTTGTCTTCAAGAATGGAAATGTTTATGAAGGAGAGTTTAGAGGTGATAATATGGTAGAATATCCTGCTTTCCAGCTGGATGCAGTGGGCGCACAGGAGCTGAATGCCATGTGCTCAGGAAGCTGTTTTGGCTCTG AAACAATCAGAATCATTAACAACTCAGAAAATCCTTCCAGTCTGGGATCAGATATTGAATTAGATGTATCTTCACTGCTTAACTTGTTTCCAAGGGAAGAGAGACAAGAAGAATTGAAACAA gtAGAATTTGCTGTGTTGAGACACATTACGAAACTGAGGAGAGTTTACACCTTCTACAGCAGCTTGGGCTGTGAGGATTCTCTTGACAACGCCTTCCTTATGACCAGGCTCCAGTTCTGGAGATTTCTGAAGGACTGCTGCTTCCATCACTGCGGTGTAACTCTTGCTGACATGGATCGGATGTTGAGCG aTGATAAAACACCACTTGAGGATATACATTCTCCATATGAGACTTTACTGTTCAGAACGTTTTTATCTCGCCTTGTTCATCTATCCTTTCATATCTATCACAAGGAGCACAA AGATAAAGGTCCTTATCTGCCAAAGTGTTTCACTGAAATGATGTCCAGGAATGTTATTCCCACTGCATGTCATATTCAGG gtttcttattttctgaacaGCGTCGTGCTGTTTTTGCCATGAGATACATTGACAAATGCTGGGAAATATACAGAGCTTTTTGTCATCAGAACACCAGACCTCCGTTTGAACCCACAATGAAAATGAGGGAGTTCCTTTGGATGTTGAAT GATTTTAAGCTTCTCAGCAAACAATTAACTGCTTCAAGACTTGTGGAAATACTTTTCAAAGATGGTCCCTCCCTAGATGACAGCAACCTGGAGCAGGAG TTGGTTTTTCTTGAATTTGTTGAAGCTCTTCTCCATTGTGCTTTGGTGTATGTTACCAGTGGTATGATTAAGGAGCAGGTAGATCGAGATAATCAGAAAAGAAGTAACTTCAGAACTGAGGGTTTCTCTGAAGGAACCACAGATGTGACTTTCCACACGCAATATTCTCTCTCCCAG CTGCCGAGACCTTGTGAAGACAGAGGGCAAACTCTTCAAGAATTTCTAATGG GTAGTGCCCTGTCACTCCACACAGCTCATGGCAGTATCAAAGATGTTCAGCCATTGTCCAGCTGGGATACAGAAGAAGAACAAGATATCTCTTCAACACTGGAATTGATAA ACGAACAAGAAGCCAAAACTGGAAAAGATAAGGAATTTGATTGGTGGATGTATCAAGTACAAATCTTTTTTACAAACAAGTTGTTTCCTGCCTACCAGCATGAACAAgtgttgaaggaaaaaataaaagaaaatcgAATACGGAATGCTGAGTTAGCTGAgctgagaaggaggaaggaggaggacatAGCAAA ACTTATtgctgaaagagaagcagaagatgcaaaaaagcagaaagaatctGCAGCAGAAGAAGCGTCACTGGAGTCCAAGAGTACAGTTCTGAAGGATTTAGAAGAGCCTGGTGTGCAGTTAGTACCCCCTCCAAAGGAAGAGGCATCCACTGTACCACCCCCAGCTGTTACCAAGGCGCCTGCAGGAgtaaagagaaggaggaagtaA
- the CCZ1 gene encoding vacuolar fusion protein CCZ1 homolog isoform X1: protein MATAAAGQEKQLAPTLLSFFIYNPKLGPKEGEEEKKILFYHPNEVEKNEKIRNVGLCEAIVQFTRTFSPTKPAKSLHTQKNRQFFHEPEENFWMVMVVRNPIIEKHKDGKPVYEYQEEELLDKVYSSVLQQCYSMYKLFNGTFLKAMEDGGVKVLKERLEKFFHRYLQTLHLQSCDLLDVFCGISFFPLDKMTYLKIQSFINRMEESLNIVKYTAFLYNDQLIWSGLEQDDMRILYKYLTTSLFPRHMEPELAGRDSPIRAEMPGNLQHYGRFLTGPLNLNDPEAKCRFPKIFVNTDDTYEELHLIVYKAMSAAVCFMIDASIPPTLEFCRKLDSIVGPQLTVLASDICEQYNINKRISGAEKEPQFKFIYFNHMNLAEKSTIHMRKTPSVSLASVHPDLMKILGDINSDFSRVDEDEEIIVKAMSDYWVVGKKSDQRELYVILNQKNANLIEVNEEVKKLCATQFNNIFFLD, encoded by the exons CCGGCCAGGAGAAGCAGCTCGCTCCGACCCTGCTCAGTTTCTTCATCTACAACCCCAAGCTGGGGCCCAAAGAGGGAGAG gaagagaagaagattcTCTTCTATCACCCAAATGAAgtagaaaagaatgaaaagattaGGAATGTGGGACTATGTGAAGCTATAGTGCAGTTCACCAG gacCTTTAGTCCAACAAAACCCGCCAAGTCCCTACATACACAGAAGAATAGGCAGTTTTTCCATGAACCTGAAGAGAACTTCTGGATGGTCATG GTTGTACGAAACCCCATaatagaaaaacacaaagatggAAAGCCAGTCTACGAGTACCAGGAAGAAGAATTGCTG gaCAAGGTTTATAGTTcagtcctgcagcagtgctacAGCATGTACAAG CTTTTCAATGGCACGTTTCTGAAAGCAATGGAAGATGGAGGTGTAAAAGTTCTAAAGGAGAGACTAGAGAAATTCTTCCACCGG TACTTGCAGACACTGCACTTACAGTCTTGTGATCTGCTGGATGTATTTTGTGGAATCAGCTTCTTTCCACTGGATAAAATGACTTACTTGAAAATTCAGTCATTTATTAATAGGATGGAAGAAAGCCTAAACATAGTCAAATATACTGCATTTCTCTACAATGATCAGCTGATCTG GAGTGGACTGGAACAAGACGATATGAGAATTTTGTACAAGTATCTCACAACATCTCTGTTCCCAAGACACATGGAGCCTGAG TTAGCAGGAAGAGATTCTCCAATACGGGCTGAAATGCCAGGAAATCTACAACATTACGGAAG GTTTCTTACTGGACCCTTAAATCTTAATGATCCAGAAGCAAAATGCCGATTCCCCAAAATATTTGTTAACACTGATGACACTTATGAAGAGCTTCATCTAATTGTTTATAAG GCCATGAGTGCAGCTGTCTGCTTTATGATTGATG CTTCAATTCCACCCACACTGGAGTTTTGCCGTAAGCTGGACAGCATTGTTGGGCCTCAGCTCACTGTGTTAGCATCAGACATATGTGAACAATACAACATCAACAAGAGAATATCAGG GGCTGAGAAGGAGCCTCAGTTTAAGTTCATCTACTTCAACCACATGAACCTTGCGGAGAAGAGTACCATTCACATGAGGAAAACACCCAGTGTATCACTTGCATCTGTACATCCTGACCTCATGAAGATTCTTGGTGACATCAACAGTGACTTCTCTAG AGTTGATGAAGATGAGGAAATTATTGTGAAGGCAATGAGTGATTACTGGGTAGTTGGGAAAAAGTCTGACCAGCGAGAATTGTATGTTATTTTGaatcagaaaaatgcaaatctgaTTGAAGTTAACG aggAAGTGAAGAAACTTTGTGCAACACagtttaataatattttcttcttggatTGA
- the CCZ1 gene encoding vacuolar fusion protein CCZ1 homolog isoform X2: MVMVVRNPIIEKHKDGKPVYEYQEEELLDKVYSSVLQQCYSMYKLFNGTFLKAMEDGGVKVLKERLEKFFHRYLQTLHLQSCDLLDVFCGISFFPLDKMTYLKIQSFINRMEESLNIVKYTAFLYNDQLIWSGLEQDDMRILYKYLTTSLFPRHMEPELAGRDSPIRAEMPGNLQHYGRFLTGPLNLNDPEAKCRFPKIFVNTDDTYEELHLIVYKAMSAAVCFMIDASIPPTLEFCRKLDSIVGPQLTVLASDICEQYNINKRISGAEKEPQFKFIYFNHMNLAEKSTIHMRKTPSVSLASVHPDLMKILGDINSDFSRVDEDEEIIVKAMSDYWVVGKKSDQRELYVILNQKNANLIEVNEEVKKLCATQFNNIFFLD; this comes from the exons ATGGTCATG GTTGTACGAAACCCCATaatagaaaaacacaaagatggAAAGCCAGTCTACGAGTACCAGGAAGAAGAATTGCTG gaCAAGGTTTATAGTTcagtcctgcagcagtgctacAGCATGTACAAG CTTTTCAATGGCACGTTTCTGAAAGCAATGGAAGATGGAGGTGTAAAAGTTCTAAAGGAGAGACTAGAGAAATTCTTCCACCGG TACTTGCAGACACTGCACTTACAGTCTTGTGATCTGCTGGATGTATTTTGTGGAATCAGCTTCTTTCCACTGGATAAAATGACTTACTTGAAAATTCAGTCATTTATTAATAGGATGGAAGAAAGCCTAAACATAGTCAAATATACTGCATTTCTCTACAATGATCAGCTGATCTG GAGTGGACTGGAACAAGACGATATGAGAATTTTGTACAAGTATCTCACAACATCTCTGTTCCCAAGACACATGGAGCCTGAG TTAGCAGGAAGAGATTCTCCAATACGGGCTGAAATGCCAGGAAATCTACAACATTACGGAAG GTTTCTTACTGGACCCTTAAATCTTAATGATCCAGAAGCAAAATGCCGATTCCCCAAAATATTTGTTAACACTGATGACACTTATGAAGAGCTTCATCTAATTGTTTATAAG GCCATGAGTGCAGCTGTCTGCTTTATGATTGATG CTTCAATTCCACCCACACTGGAGTTTTGCCGTAAGCTGGACAGCATTGTTGGGCCTCAGCTCACTGTGTTAGCATCAGACATATGTGAACAATACAACATCAACAAGAGAATATCAGG GGCTGAGAAGGAGCCTCAGTTTAAGTTCATCTACTTCAACCACATGAACCTTGCGGAGAAGAGTACCATTCACATGAGGAAAACACCCAGTGTATCACTTGCATCTGTACATCCTGACCTCATGAAGATTCTTGGTGACATCAACAGTGACTTCTCTAG AGTTGATGAAGATGAGGAAATTATTGTGAAGGCAATGAGTGATTACTGGGTAGTTGGGAAAAAGTCTGACCAGCGAGAATTGTATGTTATTTTGaatcagaaaaatgcaaatctgaTTGAAGTTAACG aggAAGTGAAGAAACTTTGTGCAACACagtttaataatattttcttcttggatTGA